Proteins from a genomic interval of Streptomyces sp. Tu6071:
- the lipB gene encoding lipoyl(octanoyl) transferase LipB: MSELRFVRLGLESAETVYTPYLDAWEEQRRVHAARVADEIPDTCLLLEHPPTYTAGRRTEESERPLDGTPVIDVDRGGKITWHGPGQLVGYPILRLPSPVDVIAHVRNLEEALLRVCAEFGLAATRVEGRSGVWILGDPVEKRPGGLTLELERTDPLFDARLAGPEYAPSNAGQRHEDRKLAAIGVRIAKGVTMHGFALNVNSDTTGFDRIVPCGIRDAGVASLSSELGREVTVREVLPVMERHLTEVLAGAGAPPLSTAV; this comes from the coding sequence GTGAGTGAGCTGCGATTCGTCCGTCTGGGCCTGGAGTCCGCCGAGACGGTGTACACGCCGTACCTCGACGCCTGGGAGGAGCAGCGCCGGGTGCACGCGGCGCGCGTCGCCGACGAGATCCCCGACACGTGCCTGCTCCTGGAGCACCCGCCGACGTACACCGCGGGCCGCCGTACCGAGGAGAGCGAACGCCCCCTCGACGGCACCCCCGTGATCGACGTGGACCGCGGCGGCAAGATCACCTGGCACGGTCCGGGCCAGCTCGTGGGCTACCCGATCCTGCGGCTCCCGAGCCCGGTCGACGTCATCGCGCACGTACGGAACCTGGAGGAGGCCCTGCTGCGCGTGTGCGCCGAGTTCGGCCTCGCCGCGACGCGGGTCGAGGGCCGCAGCGGCGTGTGGATTCTCGGGGACCCGGTCGAGAAGCGGCCGGGCGGCCTGACCCTCGAACTGGAGCGCACGGACCCGCTCTTCGACGCGCGCCTCGCGGGCCCCGAGTACGCGCCCTCGAACGCGGGCCAGCGCCACGAGGACCGCAAGCTCGCCGCGATCGGCGTCCGGATCGCGAAGGGCGTGACGATGCACGGCTTCGCGCTCAATGTGAACTCCGACACGACGGGCTTCGACCGCATCGTGCCGTGCGGCATCCGCGACGCGGGCGTCGCCTCGCTCTCGAGCGAGCTGGGCCGCGAGGTGACGGTGCGGGAGGTGCTGCCGGTCATGGAGCGTCATCTCACCGAGGTCCTCGCGGGCGCGGGCGCGCCGCCGCTGTCGACGGCGGTCTGA
- a CDS encoding GNAT family N-acetyltransferase — protein MPTEQPIAASARPPAPGAPLVRPARAGDEPALAALDAATWSTLHAITPRPVPPLPSFFRPERGPEAHLVAEVPENPGHPVGYLRLVPSIPLPANAHVRAIQGLAVDPAVRGRGVARALLLAAVARCRAEGARRLTLRVLGHNTPARRLYESEGFAVEGVLPGEMYLDGAYVDDVLMGLVVHPEE, from the coding sequence ATGCCGACCGAACAGCCCATAGCCGCGTCCGCGCGGCCACCCGCCCCCGGGGCTCCCCTCGTCCGTCCCGCCCGCGCCGGGGACGAGCCCGCGCTCGCCGCCCTCGACGCCGCCACCTGGTCCACGCTCCACGCCATCACCCCGCGCCCCGTCCCGCCGCTCCCGTCCTTCTTCCGCCCGGAGCGCGGCCCCGAGGCCCACCTCGTCGCCGAAGTCCCCGAGAACCCGGGCCACCCGGTCGGCTACCTCCGCCTCGTCCCCTCCATCCCGCTGCCCGCGAACGCCCACGTGCGCGCGATCCAGGGCCTCGCGGTCGATCCCGCGGTACGGGGCCGGGGTGTCGCCCGCGCCCTGCTCCTCGCCGCCGTCGCCCGTTGCCGCGCCGAGGGCGCCCGCCGCCTCACGCTGCGCGTGCTCGGCCACAACACGCCCGCGCGGCGCCTCTACGAGAGCGAGGGCTTCGCCGTCGAAGGCGTCCTGCCGGGGGAGATGTACCTCGACGGGGCGTACGTGGACGATGTCCTCATGGGTCTCGTGGTACACCCCGAGGAGTGA
- a CDS encoding TIGR01777 family oxidoreductase: protein MEEHEDETGAAAGLGFAEDEAAVREVPARRRVAIAGASGLIGGALARSLRADGHTVVRLVRREARAEDEARWDPERGDVDTAALAGCDTVVNLAGAGIGDHRWTDAYKRTIRDSRVLGTAALADAVASLDQRPEVFVCGSAIGYYGDTGERAVDESAGPGEGFLPDVCVEWEDAAGAAAEAGVRTVFARTGLVVSRGGGAWGRLFPLFKAGLGGRIGNGRQYWSFIALHDHIAALRHLIDTPTLEGPFNLTAPEPETNREVTAAMGRVLRRPTPFPVPAPALRLALGEFAGDVLGSQRVVPRRLLDSGFRFAFPSAEEAIAAAARD from the coding sequence ATGGAAGAGCACGAGGACGAGACGGGCGCGGCGGCGGGCTTGGGCTTCGCCGAGGACGAGGCGGCGGTACGGGAGGTGCCCGCGCGGCGGCGGGTGGCGATCGCGGGGGCCTCCGGGCTCATCGGCGGCGCCCTCGCCCGCTCGCTGCGCGCCGACGGGCACACGGTCGTGCGGCTGGTACGGCGCGAGGCGCGGGCCGAGGACGAGGCGCGCTGGGACCCGGAGCGCGGTGACGTGGACACGGCGGCCCTCGCGGGCTGCGACACCGTCGTGAACCTGGCGGGCGCGGGCATCGGCGACCACCGCTGGACCGACGCGTACAAGCGGACCATCCGCGACAGCCGCGTGCTCGGCACCGCCGCGCTCGCCGACGCGGTCGCCTCGCTCGACCAGCGGCCCGAGGTCTTCGTGTGCGGCAGCGCGATCGGCTACTACGGCGACACGGGCGAGCGCGCCGTGGACGAGAGCGCGGGCCCCGGCGAGGGCTTCCTGCCGGACGTGTGCGTGGAGTGGGAGGACGCGGCGGGGGCCGCGGCCGAGGCGGGGGTGCGGACGGTGTTCGCGCGGACCGGGCTCGTCGTCTCGCGCGGAGGCGGCGCGTGGGGGCGGCTCTTCCCGCTCTTCAAGGCGGGGCTCGGGGGGCGCATCGGGAACGGGCGGCAGTACTGGAGCTTCATCGCGCTCCACGACCACATCGCGGCGCTGCGCCACCTCATCGACACGCCCACGCTCGAAGGCCCCTTCAACCTCACGGCGCCCGAGCCCGAGACCAACCGCGAGGTCACCGCGGCGATGGGCCGCGTCCTGCGCCGCCCCACGCCCTTCCCCGTCCCGGCCCCGGCGCTGCGCCTCGCCCTCGGCGAGTTCGCGGGCGACGTCCTGGGCAGCCAGCGCGTCGTCCCCCGCCGCCTCCTCGACTCCGGCTTCCGCTTCGCCTTCCCAAGCGCGGAGGAGGCGATCGCGGCGGCGGCACGGGACTGA
- a CDS encoding NAD(P)/FAD-dependent oxidoreductase, which yields MFDTAQQADVIIVGAGVAGLSAAHHLVSAGVTVSVLEAGPRVGGRMATEEVDGFRLDRVGRLLSTAHPELRRTPGLEGLALRPFAPGALVHSAGRLHRIGDGRRTRGALTAARALASAPRPYGAGVRALDQARLSAVLTRLAHADDARLSAREERTAAEALAAQGLPRRTAQTFLRPLLTALLLDPELSTSSRVADFALRDFARGRLCVPEGGSGALAEQLAATLPAGTIRTGVHVTAVSTSAVTTKEHGELGCRALLVATGARDAAELLPGLRVPRFHEVTVFHHSAPVAPATGSSLVLDGDRSGPVSHTAVLSAVDPGRAPAGRALVSSTVPGRPPAGLDGPVRAHLAALYGVPTRDWDLLAVHHDAEAVPAMAPPHDPRRVVRVLDGLYVCGDHRDTGSVQGALSSGRRAAHAVLRDFGVTPTARTRGLPEVVAA from the coding sequence GTGTTCGATACGGCACAGCAAGCGGATGTGATCATCGTCGGAGCCGGAGTGGCGGGCCTCTCGGCGGCGCACCACCTGGTCAGTGCGGGAGTGACGGTCTCCGTGCTGGAGGCGGGACCGCGCGTCGGCGGTCGTATGGCGACCGAGGAGGTGGACGGCTTCCGGCTCGACCGGGTGGGCCGGCTGCTGAGCACCGCGCACCCCGAACTGCGCCGCACGCCGGGCCTCGAAGGGCTCGCGCTGCGGCCCTTCGCGCCGGGCGCGCTCGTGCACAGCGCGGGGCGGCTGCACCGTATCGGCGACGGCAGGCGCACCAGGGGCGCACTGACGGCGGCACGCGCCCTCGCGAGCGCCCCCCGACCGTACGGGGCCGGGGTCCGCGCCCTCGACCAGGCGCGGCTCTCCGCCGTCCTCACCCGGCTCGCGCACGCCGACGACGCGCGGCTGAGCGCGCGCGAGGAGCGCACGGCGGCCGAGGCGCTCGCTGCGCAGGGCCTGCCGCGCCGTACCGCGCAGACGTTCCTGCGCCCGTTGCTCACCGCGCTGCTCCTCGACCCCGAGCTGTCCACGTCCTCGCGCGTCGCGGACTTCGCGCTGCGCGATTTCGCGCGCGGACGGCTCTGCGTGCCCGAGGGCGGCTCGGGGGCGCTCGCCGAACAGCTCGCCGCGACGCTCCCGGCGGGCACGATCCGTACCGGCGTGCATGTCACGGCGGTGTCGACGTCCGCCGTGACGACGAAGGAGCACGGCGAACTCGGCTGCCGCGCGCTGCTCGTGGCGACGGGGGCGCGGGACGCGGCGGAGCTGCTGCCGGGCCTTCGCGTGCCGCGCTTCCACGAGGTGACGGTCTTCCACCACAGCGCGCCCGTCGCGCCCGCCACGGGGTCCTCGCTCGTCCTGGACGGCGACCGCTCGGGCCCGGTCTCGCACACGGCGGTGCTGAGCGCCGTGGACCCGGGCCGCGCGCCCGCCGGGCGCGCCCTCGTCTCCTCAACGGTCCCGGGCCGCCCGCCCGCCGGCCTCGACGGCCCCGTCCGGGCGCACCTCGCGGCGCTGTACGGCGTACCGACCCGGGACTGGGACCTGCTCGCCGTGCACCACGACGCGGAGGCGGTCCCGGCGATGGCCCCGCCGCACGACCCGCGCCGCGTGGTCCGCGTCCTGGACGGCCTCTACGTGTGCGGCGACCACCGCGACACGGGCTCGGTCCAGGGCGCCCTCAGCTCAGGCCGCCGCGCCGCCCACGCGGTCCTGCGCGACTTCGGCGTGACGCCCACGGCGCGGACGCGGGGGTTGCCGGAGGTGGTGGCGGCTTGA